In a single window of the Streptacidiphilus sp. P02-A3a genome:
- a CDS encoding helix-turn-helix domain-containing protein has protein sequence MYQERAALLIPRGKVWTRQSESEAAARVLPDGCMDLIWHDGDLLVAGPDTAAVLVPGRPGERYQGLRFAPGVGGAVLGVPAHELRDRRVPLAALWPQREVRVLAERVSLAADRGAALERLIVARVDRADPPDPVRDAVVSGLRHGRRVPELARLTYLSERQLRRRCLELFGYGPKTLDRVLRLQRALAPARRGVPPADVAARAGYADQAHLAREVRALAGIPLTELLACPPGSGAAPGSPPSTAAARC, from the coding sequence ATGTACCAGGAACGTGCCGCGCTGCTGATCCCCAGGGGGAAGGTGTGGACGCGGCAGTCCGAGTCCGAGGCGGCGGCCCGGGTACTGCCCGACGGCTGCATGGACCTGATCTGGCACGACGGCGACCTGCTGGTCGCCGGGCCGGACACGGCGGCGGTGCTGGTGCCCGGTCGGCCGGGCGAGCGCTACCAGGGGCTGCGCTTCGCGCCGGGGGTCGGCGGGGCGGTGCTGGGCGTCCCGGCGCACGAGTTGCGCGACCGCCGGGTGCCGCTGGCGGCGCTGTGGCCGCAGCGGGAGGTCCGGGTGCTGGCGGAGCGGGTGTCGCTGGCGGCGGACCGGGGGGCGGCGCTGGAGCGGCTGATCGTGGCCCGAGTGGACCGGGCGGACCCGCCGGACCCGGTGCGCGACGCCGTCGTGTCCGGGCTGCGGCACGGCCGGCGGGTCCCCGAGCTGGCCCGGCTGACGTACCTGAGTGAACGTCAGCTGCGGCGTCGCTGCCTGGAGTTGTTCGGCTACGGGCCGAAGACCCTGGACCGGGTGCTGCGGTTGCAGCGGGCCCTCGCCCCGGCCCGCCGAGGCGTCCCGCCGGCCGACGTCGCGGCCCGGGCCGGGTACGCCGACCAGGCGCATCTGGCCCGTGAGGTAAGGGCGTTGGCCGGAATCCCGCTGACCGAACTGCTGGCCTGCCCACCAGGTAGCGGCGCAGCGCCCGGAAGTCCTCCCAGTACTGCCGCAGCGCGATGCTGA
- a CDS encoding MFS transporter, with protein sequence MGTDSGFDADGVLAAPAAPQPAPPVTAPADAPVTAPANAAHDLRRLWWASTSDALGSQASGVVLPLLLLGLGYPVAVVGALAGAATGAGLLLGPLAAIPADRGARKAVLVWSAAASAAAMTAVAVTVAAGRPPLAVLLGLLLVERCGACCYQAALGGTVAALCAPPDYPTLTARLQAGEQGALVLGPALGGLLYQLARAWPFAADAGSYAITALCVRSMRDDLRAGSPGRGPAARAPRGGRTARALAEATAGARLVRGTPLLRTVLVWVTAVNLVLAALYYGALFVLERGGYGGAVTGAVLAGCGAAGIAGALGAPAAARRIGGTRTVLAVTWLLVPLSAAMALGGRPLAFAAPLAAVCLLVPSATVVLQSRAIHVVPGELRARASAVLTAATGAAAALGPVAAGAVGGALPGQSGRAALALGCAALLGALALYTGWVGPRSLELPAAGPSLGSVR encoded by the coding sequence GTGGGCACTGATTCGGGATTCGACGCCGACGGCGTCCTGGCTGCCCCGGCCGCCCCGCAACCCGCGCCGCCGGTCACCGCCCCGGCCGACGCCCCGGTCACCGCCCCGGCCAATGCGGCGCACGACCTGCGGCGGCTCTGGTGGGCCAGCACCTCGGACGCCCTCGGCAGCCAGGCCTCCGGCGTCGTGCTACCGCTGCTGCTGCTCGGCCTCGGCTACCCGGTCGCGGTGGTGGGCGCGCTCGCCGGGGCCGCCACCGGAGCCGGACTGCTGCTCGGCCCGCTGGCCGCGATCCCGGCCGACCGGGGCGCGCGCAAGGCGGTACTGGTCTGGTCCGCCGCCGCGTCCGCCGCCGCGATGACGGCCGTGGCCGTCACCGTCGCCGCCGGGCGGCCGCCGCTGGCGGTGCTGCTCGGCCTGCTGCTGGTGGAGCGCTGTGGCGCCTGCTGTTACCAGGCCGCGCTCGGCGGCACCGTCGCCGCGCTCTGCGCGCCGCCCGACTACCCGACGCTGACCGCCCGGCTCCAGGCGGGCGAACAGGGCGCGCTGGTACTCGGCCCGGCCCTCGGCGGCCTGCTCTACCAGCTGGCCCGGGCCTGGCCGTTCGCCGCCGACGCCGGATCGTACGCGATCACCGCGCTGTGCGTCCGGTCCATGCGCGACGACCTGCGCGCGGGCTCCCCGGGCCGCGGGCCCGCGGCCCGGGCCCCGCGCGGCGGCCGGACCGCCCGGGCCCTGGCCGAGGCCACCGCCGGTGCCCGGCTGGTACGCGGCACCCCGCTGCTGCGGACGGTGCTGGTCTGGGTCACCGCGGTCAACCTGGTGCTCGCGGCGCTGTACTACGGCGCGCTGTTCGTGCTGGAACGCGGCGGCTACGGCGGCGCGGTCACCGGCGCGGTGCTCGCCGGGTGCGGCGCGGCGGGCATCGCCGGGGCGCTGGGCGCGCCCGCCGCCGCCCGCCGGATCGGCGGCACCCGCACCGTGCTCGCGGTGACCTGGCTGCTGGTGCCGCTGAGCGCGGCCATGGCGCTGGGCGGCCGACCGCTCGCCTTCGCGGCGCCGCTCGCCGCCGTGTGCCTGCTGGTCCCCAGCGCCACCGTGGTACTCCAGTCCCGCGCCATCCACGTGGTGCCCGGCGAACTGCGGGCCCGGGCGAGCGCGGTGCTCACCGCCGCCACCGGGGCCGCCGCCGCGCTCGGCCCGGTCGCCGCCGGCGCGGTCGGCGGGGCACTGCCCGGGCAGTCCGGCCGGGCGGCGCTGGCGCTCGGCTGCGCCGCGCTGCTGGGCGCGCTGGCGCTGTACACCGGCTGGGTCGGCCCCCGGTCGCTGGAGCTCCCAGCCGCCGGACCGAGCCTGGGGAGCGTCCGGTGA
- a CDS encoding ATP-binding cassette domain-containing protein, which yields MIATLRSGLDTLLARAFWGGQELSGGQWQRLAIARAFYRPAALLVLDEPTSALDARGEHRVFSHLRVLAEDRAVCLVTHRLQNVRLADRIYVLDKGRVIQCGTYDELLAQPGRLFHELWLLQHVADDDTGVPAPRGGD from the coding sequence GTGATCGCGACCCTGCGCAGCGGGCTGGACACGCTCCTCGCCCGTGCGTTCTGGGGCGGGCAGGAGCTGTCCGGCGGGCAGTGGCAGCGGCTGGCGATCGCCCGCGCCTTCTACCGGCCCGCCGCGCTGCTGGTCCTGGACGAGCCGACCTCCGCCCTGGACGCCCGGGGCGAGCACCGGGTCTTCTCGCACCTGCGCGTCCTGGCCGAGGACCGCGCGGTCTGCCTGGTCACCCACCGGCTGCAGAACGTCCGCCTGGCCGACCGGATCTACGTACTGGACAAGGGCCGGGTCATCCAGTGCGGGACGTACGACGAACTGCTGGCCCAGCCGGGCCGGCTCTTCCACGAGCTGTGGCTGCTCCAGCACGTCGCGGACGACGACACCGGCGTCCCCGCGCCCCGAGGCGGCGACTGA
- a CDS encoding alpha/beta fold hydrolase codes for MTATDRGSFEVFRAALPEVCDGDPTRMVFTGDAAGRCEIFTWDARTARARQVTDRPGGTFHAAIDGDGHVWWFDEDEHGAGIWRYQPFAGGPDLPGLPGVPSARTHGLAVSDDGQVALAVAETGTETGTGTGTQTGPGTAAGSGGTALYTGPRGGTGRRVARLDGHADLAGISPDGGLLALGGQARSARAVTVLRADGEPCAVLSGESGALWPLGFAPDDKAGTLLLVRERDGRYLPALWQPGTDPVELPWCAFDTEITARWCPDGRALLIRQERHGRGTLHLADLDARTLTTVPTPPGTLLDAAPRPGGEVHYLWTDSAHPARARSTAGTALPPMPGAEVRLPGTGRELWTPGPDGPVHTLVTLPEPGPHRPPCVFLVHGGPADHDRDAYDGIVHSLAASGFAVARVNYRGSTGYGPAWREAFSEGVGLTQIADLASVRADLVDRGWIDGRATALWGTSWGGYLALLALGVQPELWRAGVAVKPVADCAEAFHAGTPALRALDERLFGGTPDQVPERYARSSPSHYAARVRAPLLVVAAEYDLKCPPEQVRGYLRALAAAGVPNEAMWLATGHDGYDGGDHVAVLRRAITFLARELRDRPRTAPQTPAATGRQEAGQRTRAAPASTSRPHAP; via the coding sequence GTGACCGCGACCGACCGGGGCAGCTTCGAGGTGTTCCGGGCGGCGCTGCCCGAGGTCTGCGACGGCGATCCGACCCGGATGGTGTTCACCGGCGACGCGGCGGGCCGCTGCGAGATCTTCACCTGGGACGCCCGCACCGCGCGCGCCCGGCAGGTCACCGATCGCCCCGGCGGGACCTTCCACGCGGCGATCGACGGCGACGGCCACGTCTGGTGGTTCGACGAGGACGAGCACGGCGCGGGGATCTGGCGGTACCAGCCGTTCGCGGGCGGCCCCGACCTGCCCGGCCTGCCCGGCGTACCGTCCGCGCGGACCCACGGGCTGGCCGTGAGCGACGACGGCCAGGTCGCCCTCGCCGTGGCCGAAACCGGGACCGAAACCGGAACCGGGACCGGGACTCAAACCGGGCCTGGAACCGCGGCCGGATCCGGGGGGACCGCGCTGTACACCGGTCCGCGTGGCGGCACCGGGCGACGGGTGGCCCGGCTGGACGGCCACGCCGACCTGGCCGGGATCAGCCCGGACGGCGGCCTGCTGGCCCTCGGCGGACAGGCCCGCTCGGCGCGGGCGGTCACCGTGCTGCGGGCCGACGGCGAACCGTGCGCGGTGCTCTCCGGGGAGAGCGGTGCTCTCTGGCCGCTCGGCTTCGCCCCCGACGACAAGGCCGGGACGCTGCTGCTGGTCCGCGAGCGCGACGGCCGCTACCTGCCCGCCCTGTGGCAGCCGGGCACGGACCCGGTCGAACTGCCCTGGTGCGCCTTCGACACCGAGATCACCGCGCGCTGGTGCCCGGACGGCCGCGCCCTGCTGATCCGGCAGGAGCGGCACGGCCGCGGCACCCTGCACCTGGCCGACCTCGACGCCCGCACGCTGACCACCGTGCCGACCCCGCCGGGCACCCTGCTGGACGCGGCGCCCCGCCCCGGCGGTGAGGTGCACTACCTGTGGACCGACTCCGCGCATCCGGCCCGGGCCCGGTCCACCGCGGGCACCGCGCTGCCGCCGATGCCCGGCGCCGAGGTGCGGCTGCCCGGGACCGGGCGCGAGCTGTGGACCCCGGGCCCGGACGGACCGGTGCACACCCTGGTCACCCTGCCCGAGCCGGGGCCGCACCGGCCGCCCTGCGTGTTCCTGGTGCACGGCGGCCCCGCCGACCACGACCGCGACGCCTACGACGGCATCGTCCACTCGCTGGCGGCCTCCGGCTTCGCCGTGGCCCGGGTCAACTACCGCGGCTCCACCGGGTACGGGCCCGCCTGGCGCGAGGCCTTCAGCGAGGGCGTCGGCCTGACCCAGATCGCCGACCTGGCCTCGGTCCGCGCGGACCTGGTCGACCGCGGCTGGATCGACGGCCGGGCCACCGCGCTGTGGGGCACCTCCTGGGGCGGGTACCTGGCGCTGCTGGCGCTGGGCGTCCAGCCGGAGCTGTGGCGGGCGGGCGTCGCCGTGAAGCCGGTCGCCGACTGCGCCGAGGCCTTCCACGCCGGGACGCCCGCGCTGCGCGCCCTGGACGAGCGGCTCTTCGGCGGCACCCCGGACCAGGTCCCGGAGCGCTACGCGCGCAGCTCCCCCTCCCACTACGCGGCGCGGGTGCGGGCGCCGCTGCTGGTGGTCGCGGCCGAGTACGACCTGAAGTGCCCGCCGGAGCAGGTCCGCGGCTACCTGCGCGCGCTGGCCGCCGCCGGAGTGCCGAACGAGGCCATGTGGCTGGCGACCGGCCACGACGGCTACGACGGGGGCGACCACGTCGCGGTGCTGCGCCGCGCGATCACCTTCCTGGCCCGCGAGTTGCGCGACCGCCCGCGCACCGCGCCGCAGACTCCTGCCGCCACCGGGCGGCAGGAAGCCGGACAGCGTACCCGCGCTGCCCCGGCCAGCACCTCCCGTCCGCACGCCCCGTAG
- a CDS encoding NADP-dependent oxidoreductase, with translation MSDLPPTCREVRLAARPDGLPGPEHFTLVRTPLPVPGAGQVLVRNRFFRVSASLRMMISEGAEQVEGVPFPALRPGDPLAEEAVGEVVSAPAGSGLHPGDLVSHHLGWREYAVLAPAACTRLDQALPDPVAHLGHGWTAYAALTRGVELRPGDTVFVSAGGSAIGSMAGQIARLLGAGRVIGSTGSRSKAERLVGELGYDAAVVRDADQPLAEQLAAAAPDGIDVFLDNVGGEQLRAAVGAARQGARFVLVGALSGQLAAHGAGRTAPVELDSFPLLLKKITMRGYSADDNPEARAEWTERFGGWLRSGGISFPHVRISGLDQAPNALLDVIAGRHLGTVVVEL, from the coding sequence ATGTCCGACCTGCCTCCGACCTGCCGCGAGGTGCGGCTCGCCGCCCGGCCCGACGGCCTGCCCGGACCGGAGCACTTCACGCTGGTGCGGACCCCGCTGCCGGTGCCCGGCGCCGGTCAGGTACTGGTCCGCAACCGCTTCTTCCGGGTCTCGGCCTCGCTGCGGATGATGATCAGCGAGGGCGCCGAGCAGGTCGAGGGGGTGCCCTTCCCGGCGCTGCGCCCGGGCGACCCGCTGGCCGAGGAGGCCGTGGGCGAGGTGGTCTCGGCCCCGGCCGGGAGCGGGCTGCACCCCGGCGACCTGGTCTCGCACCACCTCGGCTGGCGCGAGTACGCGGTGCTCGCCCCCGCCGCCTGCACCCGCCTCGACCAGGCGCTGCCGGACCCGGTGGCGCACCTGGGGCACGGCTGGACCGCCTACGCGGCGCTGACCCGGGGCGTCGAGCTGCGGCCCGGCGACACCGTGTTCGTCTCGGCCGGGGGCAGCGCCATCGGCTCGATGGCGGGGCAGATCGCCCGGCTGCTCGGCGCGGGCCGGGTGATCGGCAGCACCGGATCGCGGAGCAAGGCCGAGCGCCTGGTCGGCGAGCTGGGCTACGACGCGGCCGTGGTCCGGGACGCGGACCAGCCGCTCGCCGAACAGCTGGCGGCGGCCGCCCCCGACGGCATCGACGTCTTCCTGGACAACGTCGGCGGCGAGCAGCTGCGGGCCGCGGTCGGCGCGGCCCGCCAGGGGGCCAGGTTCGTCCTGGTCGGCGCCCTGTCCGGGCAGCTCGCGGCGCACGGCGCGGGCCGGACCGCCCCGGTGGAGCTGGACTCCTTCCCACTGCTGCTGAAGAAGATCACCATGCGCGGCTACAGCGCCGACGACAACCCCGAGGCGCGGGCGGAGTGGACCGAGCGCTTCGGCGGCTGGCTGCGCTCCGGCGGGATCAGCTTCCCGCACGTCCGGATCAGCGGCCTCGACCAGGCGCCGAACGCCCTGCTCGACGTCATCGCCGGACGCCATCTGGGCACGGTCGTGGTCGAGTTGTAG
- a CDS encoding TetR/AcrR family transcriptional regulator: MPPARGDHEARRRDVSEAVWGVLADSGFGGLTLRAVAARMGASTGLLTHYFPSKQALVAHALEILDQRRERSRIPDDADRPPGLAELRRVLLEILPLTPDSAAENRVWVSSWDVSLADPDLALAQAERYRRSRARLRDHAAVARAAGELPRSADPELLAAAAMAFVHGLVVQALFDPAAFPPERQTALLDDFLGSLRARG; the protein is encoded by the coding sequence ATGCCGCCCGCCCGTGGAGACCACGAAGCCCGCCGTCGCGACGTCTCCGAGGCGGTGTGGGGCGTCCTCGCCGACAGCGGCTTCGGCGGGCTCACGCTGCGCGCCGTCGCGGCCCGGATGGGCGCCAGCACCGGCCTGCTGACCCACTACTTCCCCAGCAAGCAGGCGCTGGTGGCGCACGCGCTGGAGATCCTGGACCAGCGGCGCGAGCGCAGCCGGATCCCGGACGACGCCGACCGCCCGCCGGGCCTCGCCGAACTGCGCCGGGTGCTGCTGGAGATCCTCCCGCTGACCCCCGACTCGGCCGCGGAGAACCGGGTCTGGGTCAGCTCCTGGGACGTCTCGCTGGCCGACCCCGACCTGGCCCTGGCCCAGGCCGAGCGCTACCGGCGCTCCCGGGCCCGGCTGCGCGACCACGCGGCGGTGGCCCGCGCCGCCGGCGAACTGCCGCGCTCGGCCGACCCGGAGCTACTGGCCGCCGCCGCCATGGCCTTCGTCCACGGACTGGTGGTGCAGGCCCTGTTCGACCCGGCCGCGTTCCCGCCGGAACGGCAGACGGCGCTGCTCGACGACTTCCTGGGGTCGCTGCGGGCGCGGGGATGA
- a CDS encoding adenylyl cyclase, which produces MSLTPNRRSLLRGTAALAALPLAGALTGGSAFAAEPAGAASAAGHGHGPGRTPGLGANVLVFDPSMGDAAIQAQVDAVFTTQQSNQFGTQRYALAFKPGTYNVDVNVGFYTHVLGLGASPDDVVINGHVTVDAQWLQGNGTQNFWRAAENLCIVPPDGLERWAVAQAGPMRRTHVKGDLSLWPSPPGNQWSSGGFLADSVVDGQVQSGSQQQWLSRNDSFGSWTGSNWNMVFVGVEGAPAQSFPSPPYTVVDKTPTVREKPFLTIAKDGSYHVFVPALHRNSTGTSWASGSAAGHSLPLSRFHVAQPGDSAASINEALARGQHLLLTPGVYPLSAPIRVTRPGTVLLGLGLATLQATHGNSLIEVADIGGVSVAGVLLEAASADSPVLLRVGEGPSRRNHAADPTVLFDVYARIGGAVAGSATVSVQLDSNDVICDNFWLWRADHGLDGTVGWSVNPADTGFLVNGDRVTAYGLAVEHYQKYEVLWRGNHGRTYFFQNEHPYDVPTQSAWVHGTTNGYAAYKVADSVTDHQAWGLGSYCYFDLQANIYTDRAYEVPDTPGVVFTDLMIVCLNGAGGGGILHCINNSGGPVQNGFGTYNLTGYSNGVAG; this is translated from the coding sequence ATGTCACTCACCCCCAACCGCCGCAGCCTGCTGCGCGGCACCGCCGCGCTGGCCGCCCTGCCCCTGGCCGGGGCCCTCACCGGCGGCTCCGCCTTCGCCGCCGAGCCCGCCGGCGCCGCGTCCGCCGCCGGTCACGGCCACGGCCCCGGCCGCACTCCCGGCCTCGGCGCCAACGTGCTGGTCTTCGACCCGTCGATGGGCGACGCCGCGATCCAGGCCCAGGTCGACGCCGTGTTCACCACCCAGCAGTCGAACCAGTTCGGCACCCAGCGCTACGCACTGGCCTTCAAGCCCGGGACGTACAACGTCGACGTCAACGTCGGCTTCTACACCCATGTCCTGGGCCTCGGCGCCTCCCCCGACGATGTCGTGATCAACGGCCATGTCACCGTCGACGCCCAGTGGCTGCAGGGCAACGGCACCCAGAACTTCTGGCGGGCCGCCGAGAACCTGTGCATCGTCCCGCCGGACGGCCTGGAGCGCTGGGCGGTGGCCCAGGCCGGGCCGATGCGCCGCACCCACGTCAAGGGCGACCTCTCGCTGTGGCCGAGCCCGCCCGGCAACCAGTGGTCCAGCGGCGGCTTCCTGGCCGACAGCGTGGTGGACGGCCAGGTGCAGTCGGGTTCGCAGCAGCAGTGGCTGTCGCGCAACGACAGCTTCGGCAGCTGGACCGGCTCCAACTGGAACATGGTCTTCGTCGGCGTCGAGGGCGCGCCCGCCCAGAGCTTCCCCAGCCCGCCGTACACCGTGGTGGACAAGACCCCGACCGTCCGCGAGAAGCCCTTCCTGACCATCGCCAAGGACGGCTCGTACCACGTCTTCGTCCCCGCCCTGCACCGGAACTCCACCGGCACCAGCTGGGCCTCCGGCTCCGCCGCCGGGCACAGCCTGCCGCTGTCCCGCTTCCACGTGGCCCAGCCCGGCGACTCCGCCGCGAGCATCAACGAGGCCCTGGCCCGGGGCCAGCACCTGCTGCTCACCCCCGGCGTCTACCCGCTGTCCGCACCGATCCGGGTCACCCGCCCCGGCACCGTGCTGCTCGGCCTCGGCCTGGCCACCCTCCAGGCCACGCACGGCAACTCGCTGATCGAGGTCGCCGACATCGGCGGCGTCTCCGTGGCCGGGGTGCTGCTGGAGGCCGCCTCCGCCGACTCGCCGGTACTGCTGCGCGTCGGCGAGGGACCGAGCCGCCGCAACCACGCCGCCGACCCGACCGTGCTGTTCGACGTGTACGCCCGGATCGGCGGCGCCGTCGCCGGTAGCGCGACCGTCAGCGTCCAGCTCGACAGCAACGACGTCATCTGCGACAACTTCTGGCTGTGGCGCGCCGACCACGGCCTGGACGGAACCGTCGGCTGGTCGGTCAACCCGGCCGACACCGGCTTCCTGGTGAACGGCGACCGGGTGACCGCCTACGGCCTGGCCGTCGAGCACTATCAGAAGTACGAGGTGCTGTGGCGCGGCAACCACGGCCGCACCTACTTCTTCCAGAACGAGCACCCCTACGACGTCCCCACCCAGTCCGCCTGGGTGCACGGCACCACCAACGGCTACGCGGCCTACAAGGTGGCCGACTCGGTCACCGACCACCAGGCCTGGGGTCTCGGCAGCTACTGCTACTTCGACCTGCAGGCCAACATCTACACCGACCGCGCGTACGAGGTGCCGGACACCCCCGGCGTCGTCTTCACCGACCTGATGATCGTCTGCCTGAACGGCGCGGGCGGCGGCGGCATCCTGCACTGCATCAACAACAGCGGCGGACCGGTGCAGAACGGCTTCGGCACCTACAACCTCACCGGCTACTCGAACGGCGTGGCCGGCTAG
- a CDS encoding helix-turn-helix domain-containing protein, with protein sequence MVRTPLSPQERRRGERFGALLREARGDRSMVDVAAAAGVSAETLRKIETGRAPTPAFFTVAALAHALGLSLDVLATACAQDAADDIEAATA encoded by the coding sequence ATGGTGAGAACTCCTTTGAGCCCGCAGGAACGGCGACGCGGGGAACGCTTCGGCGCCCTGCTCCGCGAGGCACGCGGCGACCGCAGCATGGTGGACGTGGCGGCGGCGGCCGGGGTGTCCGCGGAGACCCTTCGCAAGATCGAGACCGGCCGGGCGCCGACCCCGGCCTTCTTCACCGTCGCCGCCCTGGCCCACGCCCTGGGCCTGTCCCTGGACGTGCTGGCCACCGCCTGCGCCCAGGACGCCGCCGACGACATCGAGGCCGCGACCGCCTGA
- a CDS encoding Lrp/AsnC family transcriptional regulator produces the protein MDPVDRQLIHALYVDGRAAFSRIAEVLGVSDQTVARRYRRLSQEGALRVHGRLDPGRLGHVVWVLRLQCAPGTSGSVAEALAKRDDTHWIRLASGGTEVICNVQAEGERDRDALLLKKLPATRPVTAISAYCVMHTFRGGPTSWHGVTCALTDEQAALLAPPPVTAADRSGPVELDQGDRALLAGLARDGRATHAALAEATGWHEATVRRRIAHLRASGALYFDIDVDDRLLGYASPSLLWISVEPGQLAAAGEALARHPEISFAAATTGPSNLLASVLCPDVYALYEYIANRVGGLPGIRGIETAPIIRTVKRSGAADRPGRG, from the coding sequence ATGGATCCAGTCGACCGCCAGCTCATCCATGCCCTGTACGTCGACGGCCGGGCCGCGTTCAGCCGGATCGCCGAGGTGCTCGGGGTCTCCGACCAGACCGTCGCCCGCCGCTACCGGCGGCTGAGCCAGGAGGGCGCGCTGCGGGTGCACGGCCGCCTCGACCCGGGGCGGCTCGGGCATGTGGTCTGGGTGCTGCGGCTGCAGTGCGCGCCGGGGACCTCCGGCAGCGTCGCCGAGGCGCTGGCGAAGCGCGACGACACCCATTGGATCCGACTGGCCTCGGGCGGTACCGAGGTCATCTGCAACGTCCAGGCCGAGGGTGAACGGGACCGCGACGCGCTGCTGTTGAAGAAGCTCCCGGCCACCCGTCCGGTGACCGCCATCAGCGCCTACTGCGTGATGCACACCTTCCGGGGCGGCCCGACCAGTTGGCATGGCGTCACCTGCGCGCTGACCGACGAGCAGGCCGCGCTGCTGGCGCCGCCACCGGTCACCGCGGCGGACCGGTCCGGACCGGTCGAGCTGGACCAGGGCGACCGTGCGCTGCTGGCGGGGCTGGCCCGCGACGGCCGGGCGACCCACGCGGCGCTGGCCGAGGCCACCGGCTGGCACGAGGCGACGGTCCGCCGCCGGATCGCGCACCTGCGGGCGAGCGGCGCGCTGTACTTCGACATCGACGTGGACGACCGGCTGCTCGGCTACGCCAGCCCGTCGCTGCTGTGGATCTCGGTCGAACCCGGGCAGCTGGCCGCCGCCGGGGAGGCGCTGGCCCGGCACCCGGAGATCTCCTTCGCCGCCGCCACCACCGGTCCCAGCAACCTGCTCGCCTCGGTCCTGTGCCCGGACGTCTACGCGCTGTACGAGTACATCGCGAACCGGGTCGGCGGCCTGCCCGGGATCCGGGGGATCGAGACCGCGCCGATCATACGCACGGTCAAGCGCTCGGGCGCGGCGGACCGGCCGGGGCGCGGCTGA
- the map gene encoding type I methionyl aminopeptidase, protein MVEIKTDTALEAMREAGRVVAQALAAVRAAAAVGVSLRELDEAARTVLTTAGATSPFLGYQPSFAPVPFPAVICASVNDALVHGIPDDYRLRDGDLVSIDCGAGLDGWTGDAAISFTVGTPRPGDLELIDATQRALDAGIAAATVGHRMGDISHAISTVARAADCGMPGDFGGHGIGRRMHEDPHVPNHGRPGRGFPLRHGLALAIEPMLMAGGKNDYRTDPDGWTLRTVDGSRAAHIEHTIAITEDGPRILTRL, encoded by the coding sequence ATGGTGGAGATCAAGACCGACACCGCACTGGAGGCGATGCGGGAGGCCGGACGCGTGGTGGCGCAGGCGCTCGCCGCGGTCCGCGCGGCGGCGGCCGTGGGAGTGAGCCTGCGCGAGCTCGACGAGGCCGCCCGCACCGTGCTGACCACGGCCGGGGCCACCTCGCCGTTCCTCGGCTACCAGCCCTCCTTCGCCCCCGTCCCCTTCCCGGCGGTCATCTGCGCGTCGGTGAACGACGCCCTCGTGCACGGCATCCCCGACGACTACCGGCTCCGCGACGGCGACCTGGTCAGCATCGACTGCGGCGCCGGACTGGACGGCTGGACCGGCGACGCCGCGATCAGCTTCACCGTCGGCACCCCGCGCCCCGGCGACCTGGAGCTCATCGACGCCACCCAGCGGGCCCTGGACGCCGGGATCGCCGCCGCCACCGTCGGCCACCGGATGGGGGACATCTCGCACGCCATCAGCACGGTCGCCCGCGCCGCCGACTGCGGCATGCCGGGCGACTTCGGCGGCCACGGCATCGGCCGCCGGATGCACGAGGACCCGCACGTCCCCAACCACGGACGGCCCGGGCGCGGCTTCCCGCTGCGCCACGGGCTCGCCCTCGCCATCGAACCCATGCTGATGGCCGGGGGAAAGAACGACTACCGGACCGACCCCGACGGCTGGACCCTGCGCACGGTCGACGGCAGCCGCGCCGCCCACATCGAGCACACCATCGCCATCACCGAGGACGGCCCCCGGATCCTCACCCGGCTGTGA
- a CDS encoding GNAT family N-acetyltransferase, whose product MYAIPLADDAELRPLEPWQAAEFLAHMDRARAHVDPWVPFARRSTDLESARATLQRYADLQAKDGGRIVGIWRQGRLVGGAMFVSYSADSGVGEIGVWTEPDGEGHGLVTAAVRVLLEWGFNARGLSRIEWWSSTLNARSRAVAQRVGMTRDGVLRKYYPHNGVRHDKEIWSLLAEEWQAG is encoded by the coding sequence TTGTACGCGATCCCGCTCGCCGACGACGCCGAACTGCGCCCGCTGGAACCCTGGCAGGCCGCCGAGTTCCTGGCCCACATGGACCGCGCCCGGGCCCATGTGGACCCGTGGGTCCCGTTCGCCCGGCGCTCCACCGACCTGGAGTCGGCCCGGGCCACCCTCCAGCGCTACGCCGACCTGCAGGCCAAGGACGGCGGCCGGATCGTCGGCATCTGGCGGCAGGGCCGCCTGGTCGGCGGCGCCATGTTCGTCAGCTACAGCGCCGATTCCGGCGTGGGCGAGATCGGCGTCTGGACCGAGCCGGACGGCGAGGGCCACGGCCTGGTCACCGCCGCCGTCCGGGTCCTGCTGGAGTGGGGCTTCAACGCGCGCGGGCTGTCCCGGATCGAGTGGTGGAGCTCCACCCTGAACGCCCGCAGCCGCGCGGTCGCCCAGCGGGTGGGCATGACCAGGGACGGGGTGCTGCGCAAGTACTACCCGCACAACGGCGTCCGGCACGACAAGGAGATCTGGTCGCTGCTGGCCGAGGAGTGGCAGGCGGGCTGA